In Paraburkholderia caribensis, a single window of DNA contains:
- the tnpC gene encoding IS66 family transposase, with protein sequence MTKMPDIKELTPEQKDALIIDLVRRLNELEAKLEKDSHNSSKPPSSDGPKRKPKSLRNTSDARPGAQPGHKGKTLKRVAQADHIEIHPVARVCDKCGNRIAAASVAVLPEGRQVIDLPPTRFEVTEHRVQIAQCRCCGKQHSGAFPKGVSQAVQYGPQIRAAAVYLTQYQQLPVARTAQALEDLFGLHVSTGTVQHSIDQAAQLLAPCVDQIQQALRGQPVVHFDESCMRVGRESHWLHVASTHALSWYGAHSKRGSQALDSFGILPGFTGVAVHDGWRPYAGYECEHALCNAHHLRELVFVLESTQQPWAQQMIDLLRQAKREVELSRASGNNMLSPARQRYYTRRSRALIARARKLNPQQAREPLRQERRGRIRQSFTCNLLTRLHKYADEVWRFIADHRVPFDNNQAERDIRMPKLKQKISGCFRSESGMEAFCTIRSYLATLRKQNRSLINALALGFAGFVVSPLVTAE encoded by the coding sequence ATGACGAAGATGCCCGACATCAAGGAGCTGACACCGGAGCAGAAGGACGCACTTATCATTGATCTGGTGAGGCGTCTGAACGAGCTCGAGGCAAAGCTTGAGAAGGACAGTCATAACTCCAGCAAGCCGCCGTCAAGCGATGGTCCGAAGCGCAAGCCAAAGTCATTGCGTAACACGAGCGACGCTAGGCCGGGCGCCCAACCGGGGCACAAAGGCAAGACGCTCAAACGCGTCGCGCAAGCCGATCACATCGAGATTCACCCGGTGGCGCGGGTATGCGATAAATGTGGCAACCGCATCGCGGCAGCCAGCGTGGCCGTGTTGCCCGAAGGCCGCCAGGTGATTGATCTGCCGCCCACGCGCTTTGAGGTGACTGAACATCGCGTGCAGATCGCACAGTGCCGCTGCTGCGGCAAGCAGCATTCGGGGGCATTTCCCAAGGGCGTGAGCCAGGCGGTTCAGTACGGCCCCCAGATTCGCGCCGCAGCCGTCTATCTGACGCAATACCAGCAGTTGCCGGTTGCGCGCACCGCCCAGGCGCTGGAAGACCTGTTCGGTTTGCATGTGAGTACGGGAACCGTCCAGCACAGTATTGATCAGGCCGCGCAGTTACTGGCGCCGTGCGTTGATCAGATCCAGCAGGCGCTACGCGGGCAACCCGTCGTGCATTTCGATGAGAGCTGCATGCGCGTGGGGCGTGAGTCCCACTGGCTGCATGTCGCCTCGACGCACGCGTTGAGCTGGTATGGCGCGCACAGCAAGCGCGGCAGTCAGGCGCTGGACAGCTTCGGCATTCTCCCCGGCTTTACGGGAGTCGCGGTCCATGACGGCTGGCGGCCGTATGCCGGCTATGAGTGTGAGCATGCGCTGTGCAATGCCCATCATCTGCGTGAACTGGTGTTCGTCCTGGAGTCCACGCAGCAACCCTGGGCACAGCAGATGATTGACCTGCTTCGCCAGGCAAAGCGCGAGGTCGAACTCAGTCGGGCTTCAGGAAACAACATGCTGAGCCCGGCGCGCCAACGCTATTACACACGGCGCAGCCGCGCCCTGATCGCCCGGGCGCGCAAGCTCAATCCACAGCAGGCGCGTGAGCCCTTGCGCCAGGAACGTCGCGGCAGGATCAGGCAAAGCTTTACCTGCAACCTGCTCACACGGCTTCACAAGTATGCCGATGAGGTGTGGCGCTTCATTGCCGATCACCGCGTACCGTTCGACAACAATCAGGCCGAACGCGATATCCGCATGCCCAAACTCAAACAGAAGATTTCCGGGTGCTTCCGCTCGGAATCGGGCATGGAGGCGTTCTGCACGATCCGCTCCTACCTTGCCACCTTACGCAAGCAGAACCGTTCGCTGATCAACGCGCTGGCGTTAGGCTTTGCCGGATTCGTCGTTTCACCTCTGGTTACCGCTGAATAG
- a CDS encoding metal ABC transporter permease, translating into MFEYDFMVNAFAASGIVAVLSGIVGYFLVMRGQTFAGHALSHVGFTGATGAVLIGVSPIWGMIGFTLAAGVGMGALGEKLAGRDVAIGVVLSLALGFGLLFLHFFTAYATQVTALLFGNVLGVSSSTLVVLAVLGVVSLVALAAIMRPLMFASLQPELAEAKGVSLRLVSVLFLAIAALAVAACTQIVGVLLVFTLMVGPAAAAQNLSTRLSVGLVLAALLALAQAWAGVTLAFYTDWPTSFWITLLAALVYGASLLVQHMRR; encoded by the coding sequence ATGTTTGAATACGATTTCATGGTGAACGCCTTTGCGGCGTCAGGGATTGTCGCGGTGCTGTCGGGCATCGTCGGCTACTTCCTGGTGATGCGCGGGCAGACCTTCGCGGGGCACGCGCTGTCGCACGTCGGGTTCACGGGCGCGACGGGTGCCGTGCTGATCGGCGTGTCGCCGATCTGGGGGATGATCGGCTTCACACTCGCGGCGGGCGTCGGCATGGGCGCGCTGGGCGAAAAGCTCGCGGGGCGCGATGTCGCGATCGGCGTGGTGCTGTCGCTGGCGCTGGGCTTCGGCTTGCTGTTTCTGCACTTCTTCACCGCGTACGCGACGCAAGTCACGGCGTTGCTGTTCGGCAACGTGCTCGGCGTGAGTTCGTCGACGCTGGTGGTGCTGGCCGTGCTCGGCGTCGTCAGTCTGGTTGCGCTGGCGGCGATCATGCGCCCTTTGATGTTTGCTTCGTTGCAGCCGGAGCTGGCCGAGGCGAAAGGCGTATCGCTGCGTCTCGTGTCCGTGCTGTTTCTCGCGATCGCAGCGCTGGCAGTCGCCGCGTGCACGCAGATCGTCGGCGTGCTGCTCGTGTTCACGCTGATGGTCGGACCGGCGGCTGCGGCGCAAAACCTGTCGACACGCCTTTCCGTCGGACTCGTACTCGCCGCGCTGCTCGCGCTCGCGCAGGCGTGGGCCGGCGTGACGCTCGCTTTCTATACCGACTGGCCGACCAGTTTCTGGATCACGCTGCTCGCGGCGCTGGTCTACGGCGCGAGCTTGCTCGTGCAGCACATGCGCCGGTGA
- a CDS encoding ABC transporter ATP-binding protein, translating into MNMSSGNAPVLELDRVTLELGDRTILRDTSFTIRQGEFIGVLGPNGAGKTTLMRSVLGLVPAASGTVRVLGEPVVRGNPSIGYMPQTRSALAGRRVRGRDFVAMAADGHRWGLPHADAKARADVERVLELVGGTALAARPLSELSGGERQRLLLAQCLLGNPRLLLLDEPLISLDPHHQKTVVELVKRVQQELGIAVLFSAHELNPLLHALDRVLYLGNGVAALGTVDEVITKPVLSRLYGSTIDVMRVNGRIFVMSGDFDVEKHDHEHEDDDHQHGEPHGHGHSHGHAHGQKHAHHHASSDGHTHDV; encoded by the coding sequence ATGAACATGTCGTCGGGCAACGCGCCCGTGCTCGAACTGGATCGCGTGACGCTCGAACTCGGCGACCGGACGATCCTGCGCGACACCAGCTTCACGATCCGCCAGGGCGAATTCATCGGCGTGCTCGGGCCGAACGGCGCGGGCAAGACGACGCTGATGCGCTCGGTGCTCGGCCTCGTGCCGGCGGCGAGCGGCACCGTGCGCGTGCTCGGCGAGCCGGTGGTGCGCGGTAATCCGTCGATCGGTTACATGCCGCAAACGCGCAGCGCGCTCGCGGGCCGTCGCGTGCGTGGCCGCGATTTCGTTGCGATGGCCGCCGACGGTCATCGCTGGGGCCTGCCGCATGCGGACGCGAAGGCGCGCGCCGATGTCGAGCGCGTGCTGGAGCTGGTCGGCGGCACGGCGCTGGCTGCGCGTCCGTTGTCGGAGCTGTCGGGCGGAGAGCGGCAACGTCTGCTGCTCGCGCAATGCCTGCTCGGCAATCCGCGTCTGCTGCTGCTCGACGAGCCGCTCATCAGCCTCGATCCGCATCATCAGAAAACCGTCGTCGAACTGGTGAAGCGCGTGCAGCAGGAACTCGGCATCGCCGTGCTGTTCTCCGCGCACGAACTCAATCCGCTGCTGCATGCGCTCGACCGCGTGCTGTATCTCGGCAATGGCGTCGCTGCCCTGGGCACCGTCGATGAGGTCATCACGAAGCCAGTGCTGTCGCGCCTGTACGGCTCGACCATCGACGTGATGCGCGTGAACGGCCGCATCTTCGTCATGTCGGGCGACTTCGACGTCGAGAAGCACGACCACGAGCACGAAGACGACGACCATCAGCATGGCGAGCCGCATGGTCACGGGCATTCGCATGGTCACGCGCATGGGCAAAAGCACGCCCATCATCACGCCTCAAGCGACGGACACACGCACGATGTTTGA
- a CDS encoding metal ABC transporter solute-binding protein, with the protein MKKNNSMWKFLMRTVASTVFVFASGQAAHAQDTKIPVVAAENFYGDVVQQLGGDRVDVTSILSNPDQDPHLFEASPKTARALQHASLVVYNGADYDPWMAKLLNVSKNDKRKTIVAAELIGKKSGDNPHLWYDPSTMPAVARAVSAALASADPAHKAAYDANLAKFLDSLKPIADKVAALRGQYAHVSVTATEPVFGYMSDAIGLDMRNQRFQLATMNDTEASASDIAAFERDLRERRVRALIYNSQATEALTKRMLKLAQQSHVPTVSVTETQPAGKNYQQWMLAQLDALGNALAAGSANKGTTQ; encoded by the coding sequence ATGAAGAAAAACAATTCGATGTGGAAGTTTCTGATGCGCACCGTCGCTTCGACGGTTTTCGTCTTTGCATCCGGCCAGGCCGCGCACGCGCAGGACACGAAGATTCCCGTGGTCGCCGCGGAGAATTTTTACGGCGATGTCGTGCAGCAACTGGGCGGCGACCGCGTCGACGTGACGAGCATCCTCAGCAATCCGGACCAGGACCCGCATCTCTTCGAAGCCAGCCCGAAGACGGCGCGCGCCTTGCAGCACGCGAGCCTTGTCGTCTACAACGGCGCCGACTACGATCCGTGGATGGCGAAGCTGTTGAACGTGTCGAAGAACGACAAGCGCAAAACGATCGTCGCGGCAGAACTCATCGGCAAGAAAAGCGGCGACAATCCGCATCTGTGGTACGACCCGTCGACGATGCCCGCCGTCGCACGCGCGGTGAGCGCGGCGCTCGCGTCGGCTGATCCCGCGCACAAGGCGGCGTATGATGCGAACCTCGCGAAGTTTCTCGACTCGCTCAAGCCGATCGCCGACAAGGTCGCGGCGCTGCGCGGCCAGTATGCGCACGTGAGCGTGACGGCGACGGAGCCGGTGTTCGGCTACATGTCGGATGCGATCGGCCTGGACATGCGCAACCAGCGCTTCCAGCTGGCCACGATGAACGACACGGAAGCGAGCGCGTCGGATATCGCCGCGTTCGAACGCGATCTTCGCGAGCGACGCGTGCGCGCGTTGATCTATAACAGCCAGGCAACCGAGGCGCTCACAAAACGCATGCTGAAACTCGCGCAGCAATCGCATGTGCCGACGGTGAGCGTGACGGAGACACAACCGGCCGGCAAGAACTACCAGCAATGGATGCTGGCGCAACTCGATGCGCTCGGCAACGCGCTCGCCGCAGGCAGCGCGAACAAGGGAACGACTCAATGA
- a CDS encoding Fur family transcriptional regulator, translating into MARSSDAHVHPATRSADQPARLARKLARADALAAERGLALTTLRRQVYALIAQSERPVGAYDLLAALEPQRGRVPPTTVYRALDFLVEHGFVHRIESKNAFFACCQMGEPHQSQFLMCDSCGETVEIPGDGLAAQLAGSAPVHGFEVHHQVVELSGLCAACKHVHP; encoded by the coding sequence ATGGCCCGCTCATCCGATGCTCATGTTCATCCCGCCACCCGTTCCGCGGATCAGCCCGCCCGTCTCGCGCGCAAGCTTGCGCGCGCCGATGCGCTCGCCGCCGAGCGCGGTCTTGCGCTGACGACGCTGCGCCGCCAGGTCTATGCGTTGATCGCGCAGAGCGAGCGGCCCGTCGGCGCCTACGATCTGCTGGCCGCGCTGGAACCGCAGCGCGGCCGCGTGCCGCCCACGACCGTCTATCGCGCGCTCGACTTCCTCGTCGAGCATGGCTTCGTGCATCGGATCGAATCGAAGAATGCGTTTTTCGCGTGCTGCCAGATGGGCGAGCCGCACCAGAGCCAGTTCCTCATGTGCGATTCATGCGGCGAAACCGTCGAGATTCCCGGCGACGGGCTGGCCGCGCAGTTGGCGGGCAGCGCGCCCGTGCATGGATTCGAAGTGCATCACCAGGTCGTCGAGCTGAGCGGGCTGTGCGCGGCCTGCAAGCACGTCCATCCCTGA
- a CDS encoding L-iditol 2-dehydrogenase: MTARLQGKVAILTGAASGIGEAVARRYLDEGARCVLVDLKPANEFAHALRETDGDRVLTISADVTKREDIARIVEQTVQRFGQIDILFNNAALFDMRPLLDESWDIFDKLFAVNVKGMFFLLQSVAQRMVDQGHGGKIINMSSQAGRRGEALVSHYCATKAAVLSYTQSAALALAPHKINVNGIAPGVVDTPMWEQVDALFARYENRPLGEKKRLVGEAVPLGRMGLPADLTGAALFLASSDADYITAQTLNVDGGNWMS, from the coding sequence GTGACAGCCCGACTGCAAGGCAAGGTGGCGATTCTGACGGGCGCCGCGAGCGGTATCGGCGAAGCGGTGGCTCGCCGCTATCTCGACGAGGGCGCGCGCTGCGTGCTGGTGGACCTGAAGCCGGCCAACGAATTCGCGCACGCACTGCGCGAAACCGACGGCGACCGGGTGCTGACAATCAGCGCGGACGTCACGAAGCGCGAAGACATCGCGCGCATCGTCGAGCAGACAGTGCAGCGCTTCGGCCAGATCGACATTCTCTTCAACAACGCGGCACTGTTCGACATGCGCCCGCTGCTCGACGAATCCTGGGACATCTTCGACAAACTCTTCGCGGTCAACGTGAAGGGCATGTTCTTTCTGCTGCAGTCCGTCGCACAGCGCATGGTCGACCAGGGCCACGGCGGCAAGATCATCAACATGTCGTCGCAGGCGGGCCGCCGCGGCGAGGCGCTCGTGTCGCATTACTGCGCGACCAAGGCGGCCGTCCTGAGCTACACGCAGTCGGCGGCGCTGGCGCTCGCGCCGCACAAGATCAACGTGAACGGCATCGCACCGGGCGTCGTCGATACGCCGATGTGGGAACAGGTCGATGCGCTTTTCGCGCGTTACGAGAACCGGCCGCTGGGCGAGAAGAAGCGTCTCGTCGGTGAGGCGGTGCCGCTGGGCAGGATGGGGCTGCCCGCGGATCTGACGGGGGCGGCGCTGTTCCTCGCGTCTTCGGATGCGGATTACATCACCGCGCAAACCCTGAACGTCGACGGCGGCAACTGGATGAGCTGA
- a CDS encoding ABC transporter substrate-binding protein: MKPTCKPALNAFGAAALAFAAFSANAATVTIATLNNPDMIELKKLSPAFEKANPDIKLNWVILEENVLRQRATTDITTGSGQFDVMTIGAYETPQWGKRGWLTPLTNLPADYDLNDVVKTARDGLSYSGSLYALPFYVESSMTYYRKDLFAAKGLKMPDNPTYEQIAQFADKLTDKANGVYGICLRGKAGWGENMAYATTVVNTFGGRWFDEKWNAQLTTPEWKKAISFYVDLLKKNGPPGASSNGFNENLTLMSSGKCGMWIDATVAAGILYNKQQSQIADKVGFAAAPTAVTPKGSHWLWAWALAIPKSSKQADAAKKFITWATSKQYIELVAKDEGWASVPPGTRQSTYARPEYKQAAPFGDFVLKAIETADPDHPTLKPVPYTGVQFVGIPEFQSFGTVVGQSISGAVAGQMTVDQALAAGNATADRAVKQAGYQK; encoded by the coding sequence ATGAAACCCACCTGCAAACCCGCGCTCAACGCATTCGGCGCTGCGGCCCTCGCATTCGCCGCGTTCAGCGCGAACGCGGCGACCGTCACGATCGCCACGTTGAACAACCCGGACATGATCGAGTTGAAGAAGCTGTCGCCGGCATTCGAGAAAGCGAATCCCGACATCAAGCTCAACTGGGTGATTCTCGAAGAAAACGTGCTGCGTCAGCGCGCCACGACGGACATCACGACGGGCAGCGGCCAGTTCGACGTGATGACGATCGGCGCGTATGAAACGCCGCAGTGGGGCAAGCGCGGCTGGCTCACGCCGCTCACCAACCTGCCCGCCGATTACGACCTGAACGACGTCGTGAAAACGGCGCGCGACGGCCTCTCGTACAGCGGCTCGCTGTACGCGCTGCCGTTCTACGTCGAAAGCTCGATGACGTATTACCGCAAGGATCTGTTCGCGGCGAAGGGCCTGAAGATGCCCGACAACCCGACCTACGAGCAGATCGCGCAGTTCGCCGACAAGCTGACGGACAAGGCCAACGGTGTCTACGGCATCTGTCTGCGCGGCAAGGCGGGCTGGGGCGAGAACATGGCCTACGCGACGACGGTCGTGAATACATTCGGCGGCCGCTGGTTCGACGAGAAGTGGAACGCCCAGCTGACGACGCCCGAATGGAAGAAGGCGATTTCGTTCTACGTCGATCTGCTGAAGAAGAACGGGCCGCCGGGAGCCAGCTCGAACGGTTTCAACGAGAACCTCACGCTGATGTCGTCGGGCAAGTGCGGGATGTGGATCGACGCGACGGTTGCCGCCGGCATTCTCTACAACAAGCAGCAATCGCAGATCGCCGACAAGGTCGGCTTTGCAGCTGCGCCGACTGCCGTGACGCCGAAGGGCTCGCATTGGCTGTGGGCGTGGGCGCTCGCGATTCCGAAGTCGTCCAAGCAGGCGGACGCGGCGAAGAAGTTCATCACGTGGGCGACTTCGAAGCAGTACATCGAGCTCGTCGCGAAGGATGAGGGCTGGGCCTCGGTGCCGCCCGGCACGCGTCAGTCGACCTACGCGCGCCCCGAGTACAAGCAGGCCGCGCCGTTCGGCGACTTCGTGCTGAAGGCAATCGAAACCGCCGATCCCGATCATCCGACGTTGAAGCCGGTGCCGTACACGGGCGTGCAGTTCGTCGGCATTCCCGAGTTCCAGTCGTTCGGCACGGTGGTCGGTCAGAGCATTTCAGGCGCGGTGGCAGGCCAGATGACGGTCGATCAGGCGTTGGCAGCCGGCAACGCGACGGCGGATCGCGCCGTCAAGCAGGCCGGCTATCAGAAGTAA
- a CDS encoding carbohydrate ABC transporter permease: MRQHLRLPLMHAHPQTEHEREERKAAHARWLAMPSVGVLVLWMAIPLAMTIWFSFSRYNLLNPDVKGFAGFDNYTFLASDPSFGPSILHTMQLIISVLVITVVGGVLLSVLFDRKFYGQGVARLLAIAPFFVMPTVSALIWKNMILHPVYGLIAQGMRALGMTPIDWFADYPLIAVIIIVSWQWLPFAFLILFTAIQSLDQEQKEAAKIDGAGPFSMFFFITLPHLKRAIAVVVMMETIFLLSIFAEIYTTTGGGPGNATTNLSYLIYALGLQQFDVGLASAGGILAVVLANIVSFFLVRMLAKNLKGEYEK, encoded by the coding sequence ATGCGTCAACACTTGCGTCTACCCCTCATGCATGCCCATCCCCAAACCGAACACGAGCGCGAAGAGCGCAAGGCCGCGCACGCGCGCTGGCTCGCCATGCCGTCCGTAGGCGTCCTCGTCTTATGGATGGCGATACCTCTCGCGATGACGATCTGGTTTTCGTTCTCGCGCTACAACCTGCTGAATCCGGATGTGAAGGGATTCGCCGGTTTCGATAACTACACGTTTCTCGCCAGCGATCCATCCTTCGGCCCGTCGATCCTGCACACCATGCAGCTGATCATTTCGGTGCTGGTGATCACTGTGGTCGGCGGCGTGCTGCTGTCGGTGCTGTTCGACCGCAAGTTCTACGGGCAGGGCGTCGCGCGGCTGCTCGCCATCGCGCCGTTCTTCGTGATGCCCACCGTCTCCGCGCTGATCTGGAAGAACATGATCCTGCATCCGGTGTACGGATTGATCGCACAAGGCATGCGTGCGCTCGGGATGACGCCGATCGACTGGTTCGCCGACTATCCGTTGATCGCGGTGATCATCATCGTTTCGTGGCAGTGGTTACCGTTCGCGTTCCTCATTCTGTTCACGGCGATCCAGTCACTCGACCAGGAACAGAAGGAAGCCGCGAAGATCGACGGCGCGGGTCCGTTCTCGATGTTCTTCTTCATCACGCTGCCGCACCTGAAACGCGCGATCGCGGTCGTGGTGATGATGGAAACCATTTTCCTGCTGTCGATCTTCGCTGAAATCTACACGACGACGGGCGGCGGCCCGGGCAACGCGACCACCAATCTGTCGTACCTGATCTACGCGCTCGGCCTGCAACAGTTCGACGTCGGCCTTGCATCGGCAGGCGGGATTCTCGCCGTGGTGCTCGCGAATATCGTGTCGTTCTTCCTCGTGCGCATGCTCGCGAAGAACCTGAAAGGGGAGTACGAAAAATGA
- a CDS encoding carbohydrate ABC transporter permease translates to MSQVAATPVTTSLSKTNSPLAVVRRSIPGILAWLIALLLFFPIFWMTITAFKTEQQAYASSLFFMPTLESFREVFARSNYFGFAWNSILISVGVTLLCLILAVPCAYAMAFFPTRRTQKVLLWMLSTKMMPSVGVLVPIYLLWKNSGLLDTVSGLVIVYTLINLPIAVWMSFTYFAEIPRDILEAGRIDGAATWQEIVYLLMPMSLPGLASTALLLVILSWNEAFWSINLSSSNAAPLTVFIASYSSPEGLFWAKLSAASLLAVAPILIVGWVSQKQLVRGLTFGAVK, encoded by the coding sequence ATGAGCCAGGTTGCCGCTACACCTGTTACGACGAGTCTTTCGAAAACGAACTCGCCGTTGGCCGTCGTCCGACGCAGCATTCCGGGCATCCTTGCGTGGCTGATTGCGCTGTTGCTGTTCTTCCCGATCTTCTGGATGACGATCACAGCATTCAAGACGGAGCAACAGGCTTACGCGTCGTCGCTGTTCTTCATGCCGACGCTCGAAAGCTTCCGCGAAGTGTTCGCGCGCAGCAATTACTTCGGCTTCGCGTGGAACTCGATCCTGATCTCGGTCGGCGTCACGCTGCTGTGCCTGATCCTGGCCGTGCCGTGCGCCTACGCGATGGCGTTTTTCCCGACGCGGCGTACGCAGAAAGTGCTGCTGTGGATGCTGTCGACGAAGATGATGCCGTCCGTCGGCGTGCTGGTGCCGATCTATCTGCTGTGGAAGAACAGCGGATTGCTCGATACCGTCAGCGGCCTCGTGATCGTCTACACGCTGATCAACCTGCCCATCGCGGTATGGATGTCGTTCACGTACTTCGCGGAAATTCCGCGCGACATTCTCGAAGCGGGACGCATCGACGGTGCCGCGACGTGGCAGGAAATCGTCTATCTGCTGATGCCGATGTCGCTGCCGGGGCTCGCATCGACCGCGCTGCTGCTGGTGATCCTGTCGTGGAACGAGGCGTTCTGGAGCATCAACCTGTCCAGTTCGAACGCCGCGCCGCTGACGGTGTTCATCGCGTCGTATTCGAGTCCTGAAGGCTTGTTCTGGGCGAAGCTGTCGGCGGCGTCGCTGCTGGCGGTAGCGCCGATCCTGATCGTCGGCTGGGTGTCGCAGAAACAGCTGGTGCGTGGCCTTACCTTCGGGGCGGTGAAGTGA
- a CDS encoding HAD family hydrolase translates to MTEIRTEAKLALICDCDGVLIDSEAVAAAVLVEELEARWPGTDVAPVVMPLLGLRTERVLAGTASALGRTLAEVDVEAIRSAVERAAVKAPMVDGIEIALASIPLTKACASNSFRAYVEAALARTGLVKHFGDRLFCADSVAHPKPAPDVYLAAARGLGVNPEACLVIEDSVAGVTAATAAGMTVYGFIGGGHASEDQIGALRRVGAQHVFDGMTQLPELAARWLQRVTVA, encoded by the coding sequence GTGACGGAGATCAGAACAGAGGCGAAGCTCGCGCTCATCTGCGATTGCGACGGCGTGCTGATCGACAGCGAAGCCGTCGCGGCCGCGGTCCTCGTCGAGGAACTCGAAGCGCGCTGGCCCGGTACGGACGTCGCGCCCGTCGTGATGCCGTTGCTCGGCCTGCGCACGGAACGCGTGCTGGCAGGCACGGCATCGGCGCTGGGCCGGACGCTTGCCGAAGTCGACGTCGAAGCGATTCGCAGCGCAGTCGAACGGGCGGCCGTCAAGGCGCCGATGGTCGACGGCATCGAGATCGCGCTCGCGAGCATTCCGTTGACGAAGGCCTGCGCGAGCAACAGCTTTCGCGCGTATGTCGAAGCGGCGCTGGCGCGCACCGGCCTCGTGAAGCATTTCGGCGACCGGCTGTTCTGCGCGGATTCCGTCGCGCATCCGAAGCCGGCGCCCGACGTCTATCTCGCCGCCGCTCGCGGGCTCGGCGTGAACCCGGAAGCGTGCCTCGTGATCGAGGACAGCGTGGCGGGCGTGACGGCGGCGACGGCAGCGGGCATGACGGTGTATGGATTCATCGGCGGCGGTCATGCGAGCGAGGATCAGATCGGCGCGCTGCGCCGCGTGGGCGCACAACACGTATTCGACGGCATGACGCAATTGCCGGAACTGGCCGCGCGATGGTTGCAGCGCGTGACGGTGGCATGA
- a CDS encoding ABC transporter ATP-binding protein: MASVTLRNIRKAYDDNEVMRNINLDIQDGEFVVFVGPSGCGKSTLMRMIAGLEDISGGDLNIDGVRMNDVPPAKRGIAMVFQSYALYPHMTLYDNMAFGLKLAGTKKPEIDAAVRNAAKILHIDHLLERKPKQLSGGQRQRVAIGRAITRKPKVFLFDEPLSNLDAALRVKMRLEFARLHDELKTTMIYVTHDQVEAMTLADKIVVLSAGNLEQVGSPNMLYHAPANRFVAGFIGSPKMNFLEGVVQSISASGVLVRYETGETQLVLVEPGRAKEGDKVTVGIRPEHLHLDLPDNGVSASVMAIESLGDAAYLYAESSVAPDGLIARIPPLERHEKGGTIRVGATPDHCHLFDSDGQAFHRKIVEVLAA; the protein is encoded by the coding sequence ATGGCAAGCGTAACTCTGCGCAACATCAGAAAGGCCTACGACGACAACGAGGTAATGCGCAACATCAACCTCGACATCCAGGACGGCGAGTTCGTCGTGTTCGTCGGCCCAAGCGGCTGCGGCAAGTCCACGCTGATGCGGATGATTGCCGGCCTCGAAGACATTTCGGGCGGCGACCTGAATATCGACGGTGTACGCATGAACGACGTGCCGCCCGCCAAGCGCGGCATCGCGATGGTGTTCCAGTCGTACGCGCTGTATCCGCACATGACGCTGTATGACAACATGGCGTTCGGCCTGAAGCTCGCGGGCACGAAGAAGCCGGAGATCGACGCCGCCGTGCGCAACGCCGCGAAGATTCTGCATATCGACCACTTGCTCGAACGCAAGCCGAAGCAGCTGTCGGGCGGTCAGCGTCAGCGCGTGGCGATCGGCCGCGCGATCACGCGCAAGCCGAAGGTGTTTCTGTTCGACGAACCGCTGTCGAACCTCGACGCCGCGCTGCGCGTGAAGATGCGCCTCGAATTCGCGCGCCTGCACGACGAGCTGAAGACCACGATGATCTACGTCACGCACGATCAGGTCGAAGCGATGACGCTCGCCGACAAGATCGTCGTGTTGTCGGCGGGGAATCTGGAGCAGGTCGGCAGCCCGAACATGCTGTATCACGCGCCGGCAAACCGGTTCGTGGCGGGCTTCATCGGATCGCCGAAGATGAATTTCCTCGAAGGCGTCGTGCAGTCGATATCGGCGAGCGGCGTGCTCGTCAGGTACGAAACGGGCGAGACGCAGCTCGTGCTGGTCGAGCCGGGCCGCGCGAAAGAAGGCGACAAGGTGACGGTCGGCATTCGCCCCGAGCATCTGCATCTCGATCTGCCCGACAACGGCGTATCGGCAAGCGTGATGGCTATCGAATCGCTCGGCGATGCAGCGTATCTGTACGCCGAAAGCAGCGTTGCACCGGACGGCCTGATCGCGCGTATTCCGCCGCTCGAGCGGCATGAGAAGGGCGGGACGATCCGGGTCGGCGCGACGCCCGATCACTGCCATTTGTTCGACAGCGACGGACAGGCGTTCCATCGCAAGATCGTCGAAGTGCTCGCGGCCTGA